The Colletes latitarsis isolate SP2378_abdomen chromosome 1, iyColLati1, whole genome shotgun sequence genome has a segment encoding these proteins:
- the Trap1 gene encoding TNF receptor associated protein 1 — protein sequence MATAFRLRLAVKLGKTLSRPLSRNFEKEFLERQCRRLSGVTSSARCFSSQTATQTTEYHSIIKDTEKPTGQSSKHEFQSETQMLLQIVAKSLYSDKEVFIRELVSNASDALEKLRYVRLSDTQAAETAGDRNLEIHIATDKQNRILTIQDTGIGMTREELISNLGTIARSGSKAFLEKLKEKQDAGDTSQIIGQFGVGFYSAFMVADKVEVFTKSYAKDAEGLCWTSDGSGSFEISTAEGVQPGTKIVIHLKPDCREFSDETTINRIINKYSNFVGSPIFVDGKRANTIQPLWMLDSKDITPLQHAEFYRFIGNCFDSPRFILHYTTDVPLSIRALLYFPEEAPGLFDLARDTSSGISLYSRKILIKSKAENILPKWLRFMKGVVDSEDIPLNLSRELLQNSTLIGKLRDVLTSRILKFLNERSQKQPEDYTKFYKDYGLFLKEGIVTSNNHSEKEEISKLLRFESSSMPPGELVSIPDYCKRLPEDQKHIYYLSAPSRTLAEQSPYYESLKKRNVEVLFCYESYDELVLTHLREYKSCTLTSVEKQMREDSESSKPDNLAINQEEINNLMGHMRNILTKKASDIKITNRLESHPCVVTVKDMAAARHFVRSQSHQLNEEMRYSILQPRFEINPNHPIIKKLCQLIKSDPKLADLLIHQLFTSSMVGAGLIEDPRILLAPMNELLTLALEKH from the exons ATGGCTACCGCATTCAGATTAAGACTTGCAGTTAAATTAGGGAAGACTCTTTCAAGACCGTTGAGTCGAAATTTCGAGAAGGAATTTTTAGAAAGACAATGTCGACGGCTTTCAG GTGTAACCAGTTCAGCAAGATGCTTTTCTTCTCAAACTGCAACTCAGACTACGGAGTATCACAGTATCATAAAAGATACAGAAAAGCCTACAG GTCAAAGTAGTAAACATGAATTTCAGTCTGAAACTCAAATGTTATTACAAATTGTTGCAAAATCCTTGTATTCGGATAAAGAG GTATTTATTCGTGAATTGGTCTCTAATGCTAGTGATGCTCTTGAAAAATTACGCTATGTTAGATTAAGTGACACCCAGGCTGCAGAAACTGCTGGAGATAGAAATTTAGAAATTCATATTGCTACAGACAAACAGAATAGAATCCTCACAATTCAGGACACAGGAATTGGAATGACTCGTGAAGAACTAATATCAAATTTAGGAACTATAGCACGATCTGGTTCTAAG GCTTTCCTAgagaaattgaaagaaaaacaaGATGCTGGTGATACATCTCAGATTATTGGACAGTTTGGTGTTGGTTTTTATAGTGCTTTTATGGTTGCTGATAAAGTAGAAGTATTTACTAAATCATATGCAAAGGATGCAGAAGGTCTTTGCTGGACGTCTGATGG TTCCGGTAGTTTCGAAATCTCGACGGCTGAAGGTGTTCAACCAGGAACAAAAATTGTTATACACTTGAAACCTGATTGCCGAGAATTTAGCGATGAAACTACAATAAATC gTATTATTAATAAGTACAGCAACTTTGTTGGTAGTCCTATTTTTGTTGATGGTAAAAGGGCTAATACTATTCAG CCactgtggatgttggattcaaaAGACATTACACCGCTCCAACATGCTGAATTCTACAGATTTATTGGAAACTGTTTCGATTCGCCTCGATTCATTCTACATTATACGACTgatgttccgcttagtattagaGCATTATTATATTTTCCGGAGGAagcaccaggattatttgacttggCTCGAGATACATCAAGCGGCATTTCTCTGTATAGTCGTAAAATCTTAATTAAAAGCAAGGCAGAAAATATTTTACCGAAATGGTTACGTTTCATGAAGGGCGTAGTTGACTCTGAAGATATTCCTCTTAATTTAAGTCGCGAATTGTTACAAAATAGTACTTTAATTGG AAAATTACGGGATGTTTTAACGTCgcgtattttgaaatttttaaacgaacgatCTCAGAAACAACCTGAAGACTATACTAAATTTTATAAAGATTATGGCCTTTTCTTAAAAGAAGGTATCGTCACCAGTAACAACCACAGTGAGAAG GAAGAAATATCGAAACTTTTACGATTTGAATCATCTTCTATGCCACCGGGAGAATTAGTTAGTATACCAGACTATTGTAAACGTTTGCCCGAAGATCAGAAACATATATATTATCTGTCAGCACCAAG CCGAACTCTAGCCGAGCAATCGCCATATTATGAATCTCTCAAGAAACGAAATGTCGAAGTGTTATTCTGTTATGAGTCTTATGATGAATTGGTTTTAACGCACTTGAGAGAGTATAAATCTTGTACCTTAACATCCGTCGAAAAACAAATGCGGGAAGATTcagagtcaagtaaacctgataaTCTTG CAATCAATCAAGAAGAAATCAACAATCTCATGGGCCATATGAGGAATATTTTGACAAAGAAAGCTTCTGATATTAAGATAACGAATCGTCTCGAATCGCATCCATGTGTAGTCACGGTAAAAGATATGGCAGCTGCAAGGCATTTTGTCCGTTCTCAGAGTCATCAATTAAACGAAGAAATGCGGTATTCTATCCTTCAACCTCGCTTTGAAATAAATCCCAATCATCCTATCATTAAGAAACTCTGTCAGCTGATAAAGTCAGATCCGAAATTAGCAGACCTTCTTATACACCAg CTGTTCACTAGCTCTATGGTTGGAGCGGGTCTAATAGAAGATCCCCGGATATTATTAGCCCCGATGAATGAATTATTAACTCTCGCATTAGAGAAACATTAG
- the LOC143347522 gene encoding CD151 antigen — translation METKNFGLPRIFVCCSNIIFLISGFALMSLGALLLADDKRILLSRLLGPGDIHPEQPLFYYLAFAVVGLGFLITLAGLLGCWATCLYNRCATVSYFMAIILLVIGECTVCVLVVFWPHVLGIDVRPTRLIRALQRSYAVPGREQFTAALDLAQTSFVCCGINGSSNYGTSWWRLQEIGRRELVVPLSCCALNNANETDSFLNPEPANLTLCQALNPAEHQYARHTTGCLEMLEKWTQDQALILLTVGLAVIFVEVGALLSTFFACSKGNKRAKSQASTFTSTQTLSPFNESDHDFGMGIENRMHVAGTTFGAKS, via the exons ATGGAAACCAAAAACTTTGGACTACCACGAATCTTCGTATGCTGCTCGAATATCATTTTTTTG ATATCGGGTTTCGCGTTGATGTCATTGGGCGCATTGTTATTGGCTGACGACAAACGCATTCTGCTGTCACGTTTGTTGGGACCGGGTGACATACACCCCGAGCAACCACTTTTCTACTATTTGGCCTTTGCCGTCGTCGGTTTGGGATTTTTAATCACTCTCGCGGGTCTACTGGGATGCTGGGCAACCTGTCTCTATAACCGATGCGCTACTGTCTCT TATTTCATGGCGATAATTCTGCTGGTGATCGGTGAATGTACCGTTTGCGTTTTGGTCGTGTTTTGGCCACACGTTTTGGGTATCGACGTCAGGCCAACGCGATTGATACGTGCTTTGCAACGCAGCTACGCCGTTCCTGGTCGAGAACAATTCACGGCAGCCCTTGATCTTGCACAAACCTCG TTTGTTTGCTGCGGCATAAACGGAAGCAGCAATTACGGCACCTCCTGGTGGCGGCTGCAGGAAATCGGACGAAGAGAATTAGTGGTACCTCTCAGTTGCTGCGCCCTGAACAACGCCAATGAGACGGACTCCTTCCTCAACCCCGAACCTGCCAATCTTACTCTCTGCCAGGCTTTGAACCCAGCCGAACATCAATACGCCCGACACACCACG GGTTGTTTGGAGATGCTCGAGAAGTGGACGCAAGATCAAGCACTGATACTGCTCACAGTTGGATTGGCTGTGATATTCGTGGAAGTGGGCGCGCTTCTAAGCACGTTCTTCGCCTGTTCGAAAGGTAATAAAAGGGCTAAATCTCAGGCCTCGACGTTTACGTCCACGCAAACCTTGAGTCCCTTCAACGAGAGCGATCACGATTTCG GCATGGGGATCGAGAATCGAATGCACGTGGCTGGAACGACGTTCGGTGCTAAATCATGA
- the Elp4 gene encoding elongator complex protein 4 isoform X2, translating into MDLSSAKDTRFPFIPGTKPSIKNSQLLISTGIPSLDHIIGGGLPIGSLFLIEEDRYGIYARVMLKYFMAEGVVTSQPLLVGSKDTTQALLRYSYAVAVITVPVDCLDNSDAVIQRIEHLSDIAIRLESFMGTQREVNPLFKDYHGLLHLRKLPALNTIAPHNPDSRDLVFKIRRKRFVIEILHLPAELGDSAQREQDETASLVGCASQSRKNLLDF; encoded by the exons atgGATCTTAGTAGTGCGAAAGATACTAGGTTCCCTTTTATACCCGGGACAAAACCTTCGATAAAAAATTCGCAACTACTCATTTCAACTGGAATTCCTTCTTTGGATCATAtaatag GTGGTGGCTTACCTATTGGTTCCCTATTTTTAATTG AGGAAGATCGATATGGTATATATGCAAGAGTtatgttaaaatattttatggcAGAAGGTGTGGTCACGTCTCAGCCATTGCTTGTAGGATCCAAAGATACAACACA aGCACTTTTAAGATATTCTTACGCGGTTGCGGTAATAACCGTACCTGTAGACTGTTTAGATAATTCG GATGCCGTTATACAACGAATCGAGCACTTATCGGACATTGCTATTAGACTAGAATCGTTTATGGGCACTCAAAGAGAAGTAAATCCACTATTTAAAGACTACCATGGCTTACTGCACCTGAGAAAGTTACCTGCCTTGAACACAATAGCTCCGCATAATCCCGATTCGCGGGATCTTGTGTTCAAAATTCGTCGCAAAAGATTCGTGATCGAg ATTTTACATTTACCAGCTGAACTTGGAGATTCCGCTCAACGAGAACAAGATGAAACAGCATCGCTGGTTGGATGCGCTAGTCAATCGCGTAAAAATTTATTGGActtttaa
- the Elp4 gene encoding elongator complex protein 4 isoform X1, with translation MDLSSAKDTRFPFIPGTKPSIKNSQLLISTGIPSLDHIIGGGLPIGSLFLIEEDRYGIYARVMLKYFMAEGVVTSQPLLVGSKDTTQLVSELPAVITDVNSTNQPPHLDEQMKIAWRYQNMKVIDSSPTGGQVFGHFYDLTKTMQKEVIEKADITQWYDDSCPEKDSVFENSAYSKLLECVQETLTKGQYSVSEMLSKRQVLRIVIHSLGSRLWFSDSKDSSHQDLLKFLYFFRALLRYSYAVAVITVPVDCLDNSDAVIQRIEHLSDIAIRLESFMGTQREVNPLFKDYHGLLHLRKLPALNTIAPHNPDSRDLVFKIRRKRFVIEILHLPAELGDSAQREQDETASLVGCASQSRKNLLDF, from the exons atgGATCTTAGTAGTGCGAAAGATACTAGGTTCCCTTTTATACCCGGGACAAAACCTTCGATAAAAAATTCGCAACTACTCATTTCAACTGGAATTCCTTCTTTGGATCATAtaatag GTGGTGGCTTACCTATTGGTTCCCTATTTTTAATTG AGGAAGATCGATATGGTATATATGCAAGAGTtatgttaaaatattttatggcAGAAGGTGTGGTCACGTCTCAGCCATTGCTTGTAGGATCCAAAGATACAACACAGTTAGTATCAGAGCTACCAGCTGTTATAACAGATGTTAACTCCACCAATCAACCTCCACATTTAGATGAACAAATGAAAATTGCTTGGAGATACCAAAACATGAAAGTAATCGATTCATCTCCAACCGGAGGACAAGTTTTTGGTCATTTCTATGATCTTACAAAGACAATGCAAAAAGAAGTAATTGAGAAAGCAGATATCACACAGTGGTATGATGATAGTTGTCCTGAAAAAGATTCTGTATTTGAAAATTCGGCTTATTCAAAACTATTAGAATGTGTTCAAGAAACCTTGACAAAAGGACAATACTCGGTTTCGGAAATGCTTTCGAAAAGACAAGTTTTAAGAATTGTAATACATTCTTTAGGATCTAGATTATGGTTTAGTGATTCAAAGGATTCTTcccaccaagatttattgaaatttttatatttctttagaGCACTTTTAAGATATTCTTACGCGGTTGCGGTAATAACCGTACCTGTAGACTGTTTAGATAATTCG GATGCCGTTATACAACGAATCGAGCACTTATCGGACATTGCTATTAGACTAGAATCGTTTATGGGCACTCAAAGAGAAGTAAATCCACTATTTAAAGACTACCATGGCTTACTGCACCTGAGAAAGTTACCTGCCTTGAACACAATAGCTCCGCATAATCCCGATTCGCGGGATCTTGTGTTCAAAATTCGTCGCAAAAGATTCGTGATCGAg ATTTTACATTTACCAGCTGAACTTGGAGATTCCGCTCAACGAGAACAAGATGAAACAGCATCGCTGGTTGGATGCGCTAGTCAATCGCGTAAAAATTTATTGGActtttaa